ATCCTCACGGCCGAGGGCCACAAGCAGTCGCAGATCCTCGTCGCCGAGGGTGCCCGGCAGTCCGAGATCCTCAAGGCCGAGGGCGACAAGCAGGCCCAGGTCCTGCGCGCCCAGGGTGAGTCGGAGGCGATCGAGACGGTGTTCGGCGCCATCCACGCCGGCGCACCCGACGACAAGCTGCTCGCCTACCAGTACCTCCAGATGCTGCCGCGCCTGGCCGAGGGCCAGGCCAGCAAGCTCTGGATCATCCCGAGCGAGCTGACGGAGGCCCTCAAGGGCATCGCGGGTGGCTTCGGCGCGGGCGGCTCGACGTTGCCCGGCATGCCGCGCCCGCCGAAGCCGGCGCCCTCGCGCGGCGACGACCCCGAGGTGAACGCCGCCATGGCCGCCGCCCAGGAGGCGCTCAAGGCCGCCGAGCAGGTCTCGGCCGAGGCGGAGGCCTCCGCCACCGCGGTCGGCGCCCCGCCGGTTCCGCCGCGGCCGTCGGTCGACGCCGCCGACGCGGCCGCGCAGCGGCCCGAGACGGGCGCGTGACGCACCCGTACCTGCACGCCGCCACGAGCCCCCGGATCCTTGCGCACCGGGGGCTCGTGCCGCGTGACGCGCCGGAGATCGCGCCCAACACGCTCGCGGCCTTCGCCGCCGCGCACGCCGCGGGCGTGGAGTTCATCGAGACCGACTGCCACCTCACCGCCGACGGCGAGCTCGTGCTGTTCCACGACGACACGCTCGAGTCGATCACCGCAGACCCGCGCCGGGTGGATGCCGTCACGGCCCGCGAGATGAGCGAGCAGCTGGCGGACCGAGGCGGGCTGGTCACGCTCGCGCAGGCGCTGGAGGCCTTCCCGACCATGCGCTTCAACGTCGACGTCAAGGCCGAGGCGGCGGCCGTACCCGCCGGACGCGTCGCGGCGACCGCCCCCGACCGCGTGCTGCTCACGAGCTTCTCCGACGCGCGCCGCCGGGCCGCCCTGGCGGCCGCCTCCCCCGCCCGGCCGGCGACGTCGGCGGGCCGCGGCACGATCGTCCGCGTGCTCATCGCCGTGCTGCTGCGCTCGAGGCGGCTGGCGCGCCGCGCGCTGCGCGGCATCGACGCGCTGCAGGTGCCCGAGCGCCAGGGACCGATCCGTGTCGTCACCCGGCGTTTCCTCGACCTCGCCCACGACGCGGGGTGCGAGGTGCACGTGTGGACGATCAACGACGTCGCGCGCATGCGCCGCCTCCTCGCGATGGGGGCCGACGGGATCGTCACCGACCGGGCCGACGACGCGATCGCCGCCCTCCGCTGACGCGTCCGCGGCGCGCGTCCAGGGAATCCGCTGGGAGATCCCGATGCGAGCCCGCCGTTCGGATGATCCGCTCAGGCGCGAGCGGTACAAAGGACAGCTGGACGAAAGGACACGACCATGGCAGACCGCAGCCTTCGTGGCATTCGACTCGGCGCCCAGAGCCTGCAGAGCGAGGACGGCGTCGTGTTCATGGAGCGCACGCAGTACACGTACACCTGCAGCAAGTGCGGGCGCGACACCGAGCTGACCTTCGCGGCCGACGCCGAGGCTCCCGCATCGTGGGAGTGCCGCACCTGCGGTGGCGAGGCGCTGCTGCAGACCCCGGAGGGTCAGGCCGAGGTGGACCACTCGGGCGACAAGACGCCCCGCAGCCACTGGGACATGCTGCTCGAGCGCCGCACGATCCCGGAGCTCGAGGAGATCCTCGCCGAGCGCCTCGAGTTCGTGCGCGCCCGTCGCGGCGACACGAGCCGCGCCGCCAAGAGCGCCTGAGCGCATCGAACGCCACCGAAACGCCGACCTTCGGGTCGGCGTTTCGCGTTCCGGGCGGATCAATGCGCGCCCCGGTTCCCAGTAGTCTGAGAACCATGGCGAATAGCGACAATCGTGCGGTCGGCGTCGACGTCGGGGGAACCGGCATGAAGGCCGGAATCGTGGACCTCGACTCGGGCGAACTCCTCAGCGACCGGGTCCGCATCGACACCCCCGAGGGCGCCCAGCCGGCCGACGTGCTCGCCACCGTGCGCGCCCTCCTGGACCTGCTCGGGCCGGACGCCGACGCGCTGCCGCTCGGCATCTGCTTCCCCACCATCGTCAAGGGCGGGCGCACGCTCTCGGCCGCCAACGTGTCGAAGGAGTGGATCGGCTTCGAGGCCGAGAAGTTCTTCGAGGACGGCCTGGGCCGCGACATCCACTTCGTCAACGACGCCGACGCCGCCGGCCTCGCCGAGCTGCGCTACGGCGGCGCGAAGGGCAAGCCGGGCCTGACGATCCTCACCACCCTCGGCACGGGCATCGGCTCCGCGTTCCTCTACGAGGGCAAGCTCGTGCCGAACACCGAGCTGGGCCACCTGA
This genomic interval from Microbacterium sediminis contains the following:
- a CDS encoding RNA polymerase-binding protein RbpA → MADRSLRGIRLGAQSLQSEDGVVFMERTQYTYTCSKCGRDTELTFAADAEAPASWECRTCGGEALLQTPEGQAEVDHSGDKTPRSHWDMLLERRTIPELEEILAERLEFVRARRGDTSRAAKSA
- a CDS encoding glycerophosphodiester phosphodiesterase family protein; its protein translation is MTHPYLHAATSPRILAHRGLVPRDAPEIAPNTLAAFAAAHAAGVEFIETDCHLTADGELVLFHDDTLESITADPRRVDAVTAREMSEQLADRGGLVTLAQALEAFPTMRFNVDVKAEAAAVPAGRVAATAPDRVLLTSFSDARRRAALAAASPARPATSAGRGTIVRVLIAVLLRSRRLARRALRGIDALQVPERQGPIRVVTRRFLDLAHDAGCEVHVWTINDVARMRRLLAMGADGIVTDRADDAIAALR
- the ppgK gene encoding polyphosphate--glucose phosphotransferase; protein product: MANSDNRAVGVDVGGTGMKAGIVDLDSGELLSDRVRIDTPEGAQPADVLATVRALLDLLGPDADALPLGICFPTIVKGGRTLSAANVSKEWIGFEAEKFFEDGLGRDIHFVNDADAAGLAELRYGGAKGKPGLTILTTLGTGIGSAFLYEGKLVPNTELGHLIWKGDSIERYASATARERDGLTWEKWAHRLQKFYDHIEFLFSPDLILVGGGVSKNPEKFMPLITTRAEFTTATHRNNAGIIGAASLAKTDDEYLRELSGPAA